In Silene latifolia isolate original U9 population chromosome 3, ASM4854445v1, whole genome shotgun sequence, a single window of DNA contains:
- the LOC141647469 gene encoding pleiotropic drug resistance protein 3-like: MLEVTSASSEIEISADFAEVYRDSAFYKSPECELLEEGRSPSPCLSFQGLGSSLSRNSSLASSKDAFDEEHIQKWAKIERLPTYQRSKFFLFDEYDDESMSNGKRVINVSMLGSLERDLFIKKLIRQIEQDNLRFLQKLKKRVDKVGLKFPAVKVKYVNFSVDAKCKVVNGKPLPTLWNSLKSSFSIIKTLLGSESKEAKLSIIKDANGIIKPKRMTLLLGPPGCGKTTLLLSLSGNLDKSLQQKGDIEYNGCKLDEFVPQKTSAYISQHDLHIPEMTVRETIDFSARCQGVGSRADMMVEVCRREKQEGIVPDPDIDAYMKAISAEGVESSLQTDYILKILGIDVCADIMTGDAMRRGISGGQKKRLTTGEMMVGPTKALFMDEITNGLDSSTAFQIVSCIQQLVHITDATALIALLQPAPETYDLFDDVILMAEGKIVYHGPRNHAVEFFENCGFSCPQRKGVADFLQEVISRKDQEQYWCRDDTYTYISVDEFCEKFRASPIGKSLYEEVSQSHIKTEADDNAIAFCKFSLPKWELFKVCLSRELLLMRRNSFIYIFKTIQLIIMAVVAMTVFWHTRMRVSILHANYYLGAMFYGLVILLVDGFPEMAMTIMRLPIFFKQRDLYFYPAWAYAIPATILKIPLSILLAVVWTSITYYTIGYAPSAGRFFRQALLYFGVHLTSMSSFRLLAALCQTVVASTYASVLFILFVFIFSGFIIPRSSMPVWLNWVFWFVPLTYGEIGLSVNEFLARRWQTLFSSNTTIGQEVLQSHGLLFEGYNYWISIGALTVFFVLSTIGFILALTFLKAPGSSTALISREKFTQIQGLKDPSRDDCSGSSSRSSLKRSLVPHKGNMILPFKPLSITFHNVQYYIDTPMEMKKRGFPEKKLQLLKDITGSFRPGVLTALMGVSGAGKTTLLDVLSGRKTSGTIEGEIRIGGYPKAQETFARISGYCEQTDIHSPHITIEESLIFSAWLRLPSTIDSKTKTQFVNEVLETIELNEVRDALVGLPGINGLSNEQRKRLTIAVELVANPSIIFMDEPTTGLDARAAAIVMRAVKNVVITGRTVVCTIHQPSIDIFEAFDELILLKTGGRMIYSGPLGQHSSRIIEYFQDISGIHKIRDNYNPATWMLEVTSASSEIEISVDFAEVYRNSALYQDNEKLVKQLNTPFPGSQDIHFRSRFSQSEWGQYTSCLWKQHLSYWRNPSYNFVRFMFTLLSSVIFGLLFWKQGRNMKDQQSLFTILGSMFSSVVFLGINNCSTAIPHIATERNVVYRERFAGMYSSWAYAFAQVTIELPYVFIMAVLFTMFTYPMIGYYWSAHKVLWYLYAMFCTLVYFSYLAMVLVSVTPNFQLATIIASAFYASMNLFSGFLIPQPHIPKWWLWLYYASPTSWTLNALLSSQYGDIHDNITVYGEKSTVASFIQDYFGYHHNRLGLVAAMLVVFPLTFALLFAYFIGKLNFQRR; encoded by the exons GTCTCCTGAATGTGAGTTACTTGAGGAAGGGAGAAGCCCAAGTCCATGTTTATCTTTCCAGGGTCTAGGGTCCAGTTTGAGTAGAAATTCGTCTCTCGCTTCTTCAAAAGATGCCTTTGATGAGGAGCACATTCAGAAATGGGCTAAAATTGAGAGATTACCAACCTATCAACGGTCGAAGTTTTTTCTGtttgatgaatatgatgatgaaaGTATGTCTAATGGAAAACGGGTGATCAACGTCTCCATGCTGGGGTCTCTTGAACGAGATCTTTTTATCAAGAAGCTCATAAGACAGATTGAACAAGATAACCTTCGGTTTTTGCAGAAACTTAAGAAAAGAGTAGATAA GGTTGGTTTGAAATTTCCTGCTGTCAAGGTCAAGTATGTAAACTTCTCTGTGGATGCGAAATGCAAGGTTGTCAACGGAAAGCCACTCCCAACTCTTTGGAACTCTCTGAAAAGCAGTTTCTCT ATCATTAAGACGTTACTGGGGTCCGAGTCGAAAGAGGCAAAACTAAGCATTATCAAGGATGCTAAtggcataatcaagcctaaaag GATGACTCTGTTACTTGGTCCCCCAGGATGTGGAAAGACTACCCTCCTATTGTCACTTTCTGGAAATCTGGATAAATCTCTACAG CAAAAAGGAGATATTGAGTACAATGGGTGTAAACTGGATGAATTTGTACCACAAAAAACTTCTGCTTATATTAGTCAGCATGACCTGCACATTCCTGAGATGACCGTGAGAGAGACAATTGACTTTTCAGCTCGTTGTCAGGGTGTTGGAAGTCGAGCAG ATATGATGGTTGAGGTCTGTAGAAGGGAAAAGCAGGAAGGAATTGTTCCAGATCCTGATATAGATGCATATATGAAG GCAATCTCTGCGGAAGGAGTTGAGAGTTCTCTTCAGACAGACTACATATTGAAA ATTCTTGGAATTGATGTGTGCGCTGACATAATGACGGGAGATGCTATGAGGCGAGGCATCTCAGGGGGTCAAAAAAAGCGATTAACTACAG GTGAAATGATGGTTGGACCAACAAAGGCATTATTTATGGATGAGATAACGAATGGATTGGACAGTTCCACTGCCTTTCAGATTGTTTCGTGCATCCAACAGTTAGTCCACATCACAGATGCTACTGCACTGATTGCCCTCCTTCAGCCAGCACCAGAAACCTATGACCTGTTTGACGATGTCATTTTGATGGCAGAAGGAAAAATTGTATATCATGGACCCCGCAATCATGCTGTAGAATTCTTTGAGAACTGTGGTTTTAGTTGTCCACAGAGGAAGGGAGTAGCTGACTTTCTACAGGAG GTTATTTCAAGAAAAGATCAGGAGCAGTACTGGTGTCGTGATGATACTTATACCTATATCTCTGTCGACGAGTTTTGTGAGAAATTTAGGGCATCTCCAATTGGGAAGAGTCTATATGAGGAGGTTTCACAATCACATATTAAGACAGAAGCTGATGATAATGCTATTGCCTTCTGCAAGTTTTCTCTACCTAAATGGGAACTCTTCAAAGTGTGTTTATCGAGAGAACTCCTTCTTATGAGGAGAAACTCTTTCATATACATTTTTAAAACTATTCAG TTGATCATTATGGCAGTGGTGGCAATGACTGTATTCTGGCATACGCGAATGCGTGTTAGCATTCTTCATGCAAACTATTATTTGGGTGCTATGTTCTATGgccttgtcatacttcttgttgATGGATTTCCAGAAATGGCAATGACAATCATGAGGCTTCCCATTTTCTTCAAACAGAGAGACCTCTATTTTTATCCAGCTTGGGCCTACGCAATTCCGGCCACTATCCTGAAGATACCTCTTTCCATTTTGCTTGCTGTTGTCTGGACATCAATCACCTATTACACCATTGGCTATGCGCCATCGGCTGGAAG GTTCTTTCGGCAAGCCCTTCTATATTTTGGAGTGCACTTAACATCAATGTCCTCGTTCCGTTTATTGGCAGCTTTATGCCAAACCGTAGTTGCATCCACATATGCTTCTGTTCTCtttattctttttgttttcaTCTTCAGTGGATTCATAATACCACGAT CATCCATGCCAGTTTGGTTGAATTGGGTTTTCTGGTTCGTACCGCTCACATATGGGGAGATAGGTCTTTCTGTTAATGAATTTCTAGCTCGAAGATGGCAGACG TTGTTTTCGTCCAACACAACAATCGGTCAAGAAGTTCTTCAATCTCATGGACTACTCTTTGAGGGATACAATTATTGGATTTCAATTGGGGCTCTCACCGTGTTCTTTGTACTTTCTACCATTGGGTTTATTTTAGCATTAACTTTCTTGAAGG CTCCTGGATCATCTACAGCTCTTATCTCACGAGAAAAGTTTACTCAGATCCAAGGACTGAAAGATCCAAGCAGAGATGACTGCAGCGGAAGCAGCTCCAGAAGTAGTCTTAAACGTAGTCTGGTACCTCATAAAG GGAATATGATTTTGCCCTTCAAACCCCTTTCAATCACATTTCACAATGTGCAATACTACATTGATACTCCTATG GAAATGAAGAAACGGGGTTTTCCAGAGAAGAAGCTTCAACTACTAAAAGATATCACAGGATCTTTTAGGCCTGGTGTTCTCACAGCACTAATGGGTGTGAGTGGAGCTGGAAAAACAACTCTTCTTGATGTGCTATCGGGACGTAAGACTAGTGGGACTATTGAAGGTGAAATTAGAATAGGAGGGTATCCTAAGGCACAGGAGACATTCGCTCGCATATCGGGTTACTGCGAACAAACTGACATACACTCTCCTCACATTACCATAGAGGAATCACTTATCTTTTCAGCTTGGCTCCGGCTTCCTAGCACCATCGATTCAAAGACCAAAACT CAATTTGTGAATGAGGTTCTTGAAACTATCGAGCTCAATGAAGTTAGAGATGCTTTAGTAGGCCTACCTGGTATCAATGGCTTATCGAATGAGCAACGCAAACGGCTCACTATTGCTGTAGAACTTGTGGCCAACCCATCAATTATATTCATGGATGAGCCTACAACCGGTTTGGATGCAAGAGCAGCTGCCATTGTCATGAGAGCAGTGAAAAATGTGGTTATTACTGGTAGGACTGTCGTTTGTACCATTCATCAACCAAGCATTGACATATTTGAAGCATTTGATGAG TTGATTCTATTGAAAACTGGCGGACGCATGATCTATTCTGGACCACTTGGACAGCATTCCAGTAGAATTATTGAATACTTCCAG GATATATCTGGGATTCACAAGATCAGAGACAATTACAATCCTGCTACATGGATGCTAGAAGTCACTTCTGCATCAAGTGAAATCGAGATTAGTGTTGATTTTGCTGAAGTGTATCGCAATTCTGCTTTATACCA GGACAATGAAAAGCTAGTGAAGCAGCTCAATACCCCATTTCCAGGTTCACAGGATATCCATTTTCGTAGCCGCTTCTCACAATCTGAATGGGGACAATATACATCTTGCTTGTGGAAACAACACCTATCTTACTGGAGAAACCCTTCTTACAACTTTGTCCGCTTCATGTTTACCCTCCTGTCATCTGTTATATTCGGATTGTTATTCTGGAAGCAAGGGAGGAATAT GAAAGATCAACAGAGTTTGTTCACTATTTTGGGTTCCATGTTCTCGTCTGTTGTCTTCTTGGGGATAAACAATTGCTCTACTGCTATTCCACATATAGCCACAGAAAGAAATGTTGTATATCGTGAAAGATTTGCGGGCATGTACTCCTCATGGGCCTATGCTTTCGCGCAG GTGACTATCGAGCTTCCTTATGTTTTCATCATGGCGGTGTTATTCACAATGTTCACATATCCGATGATTGGGTACTACTGGTCAGCCCACAAAGTCCTTTGGTACTTGTATGCCATGTTCTGTACTTTGGTATACTTCAGTTACTTGGCTATGGTGCTCGTATCCGTTACACCGAACTTCCAGCTTGCCACAATTATTGCCTCAGCTTTCTACGCTTCGATGAATCTGTTTTCTGGGTTTCTTATCCCTCAGCCA CATATTCCAAAGTGGTGGCTGTGGTTATATTATGCAAGTCCGACATCGTGGACTCTAAATGCTCTGCTGTCTTCCCAGTACGGCGATATACATGACAACATCACAGTATATGGTGAAAAGAGTACAGTAGCCTCGTTCATACAAGACTACTTCGGGTATCATCATAATCGACTGGGACTAGTAGCTGCTATGCTGGTTGTATTTCCCTTGACGTTTGCGTTACTATTTGCCTATTTTATTGGCAAACTTAACTTTCAAAGGAGATGA
- the LOC141647470 gene encoding S-adenosylmethionine synthase 4-like, with protein MSAPIDTFLFTSESVNEGHPDKLCDQISDAVLDACLAQDPESKVACETCTKTNLVMVFGEITTKANVNYEKIVRNTCREIGFVSPDVGLDADNCKVLVYIEQQSPDIAQGVHGHLTKRPEDIGAGDQGHMFGYASDETPELMPLSHVLATKLGARLTEVRKNGTCKWLRPDGKTQVTVEYYNENGAMVPIRVHTVLISTQHDETVTNDEIAADLKKHVIKPVIPEKYLDEKTIFHLNPSGRFVIGGPHGDAGLTGRKIIIDTYGGWGAHGGGAFSGKDPTKVDRSGAYVARQAAKSIVASGLARRCIVQISYAIGVPEPLSVFVDTYGTGKIHDREILKIVKENFDFRPGMIAINLDLKKGGNRYLKTAAYGHFGRDDADFTWEVVKPLKWEKPKA; from the coding sequence ATGTCGGCTCCAATTGACACCTTTCTGTTCACATCGGAATCCGTGAACGAAGGACACCCCGACAAGCTGTGTGATCAGATCTCTGATGCCGTGTTGGACGCTTGCCTTGCTCAGGACCCTGAGAGCAAGGTTGCTTGTGAAACCTGCACTAAGACCAACTTGGTCATGGTCTTTGGTGAGATCACCACCAAGGCCAATGTTAACTACGAGAAAATTGTCCGAAACACTTGCAGGGAAATTGGGTTTGTGTCTCCTGATGTCGGTCTTGATGCCGATAACTGCAAGGTCTTGGTCTACATTGAGCAGCAAAGCCCTGACATTGCTCAGGGTGTCCATGGTCACCTCACCAAGCGCCCTGAGGATATCGGTGCCGGTGACCAGGGTCATATGTTTGGGTATGCTAGTGATGAGACCCCTGAGTTGATGCCTCTCAGCCATGTCCTTGCTACCAAGCTTGGAGCCCGTCTCACTGAGGTTCGCAAGAACGGAACTTGCAAGTGGTTGAGGCCTGATGGCAAGACCCAAGTCACAGTTGAGTACTACAATGAGAATGGTGCCATGGTTCCCATCCGTGTTCACACCGTGCTCATCTCCACTCAGCATGACGAGACTGTCACTAATGACGAGATCGCTGCTGACTTGAAGAAGCACGTTATCAAGCCTGTGATCCCCGAGAAGTACCTCGATGAGAAGACCATCTTCCACCTTAACCCCTCTGGCCGTTTCGTGATTGGAGGACCCCATGGTGATGCTGGTTTGACTGGCCGTAAGATCATTATCGACACGTACGGTGGTTGGGGAGCTCATGGAGGTGGTGCCTTCTCTGGCAAGGACCCAACCAAGGTCGACAGAAGTGGAGCCTATGTTGCCAGACAGGCAGCTAAGAGCATTGTTGCCAGCGGCCTTGCACGAAGGTGCATTGTCCAGATCTCATACGCCATTGGTGTTCCTGAGCCATTGTCGGTGTTTGTCGACACCTATGGAACAGGAAAGATCCACGACAGGGAAATCCTTAAGATCGTCAAGGAGAACTTTGACTTCAGGCCAGGGATGATAGCCATCAACCTTGACCTCAAGAAAGGTGGAAACAGGTACTTGAAGACCGCGGCATATGGACACTTTGGAAGGGACGACGCAGACTTCACATGGGAGGTTGTGAAGCCCCTCAAGTGGGAGAAGCCCAAAGCGTAA